The following coding sequences lie in one Amycolatopsis cihanbeyliensis genomic window:
- a CDS encoding alkaline phosphatase family protein, whose protein sequence is MLDERIPHLATVVPAALAALGVDGCTGGLGFPELTGACVLLVDGLGWELLEEHADAAPVLAGLRRGPLRVGYPATTVAGLSAIGTGVPSGEHGMVGYSFEVPGVGVLNALRWCGHPGGEDLRAAATPEEVQPLPTTFAMAAAAGLAVSVVSAAEYKHSALTRAVLRGGRYVGVHALGDLAARALAAIGEPGTFCYAYHSELDMLGHVYGPGSAAWRMQLRQVDRLVESLVDGLRPGTMLAVVADHGMVGLDGTAVDADDTPELLAGVRALGGEVRARHVYTEDGAAGDVLAAWRETLGARAWVLPGEEAIARGWFGPRVADHVRPRIGDVVAAARGRSGVLRELAEPVESAMRGQHGSLTSAEQLVPLAVAHG, encoded by the coding sequence ATGCTGGACGAGCGGATACCGCACCTTGCCACCGTTGTCCCCGCCGCCCTTGCCGCCCTCGGCGTGGACGGTTGCACCGGCGGGCTCGGGTTTCCCGAGCTGACCGGCGCCTGCGTGCTGCTGGTGGACGGGCTCGGCTGGGAACTGCTGGAGGAGCACGCCGATGCCGCGCCGGTGCTGGCCGGGCTGCGGCGCGGGCCGTTGCGGGTCGGCTACCCCGCGACCACGGTGGCCGGGCTGTCCGCGATCGGCACCGGGGTGCCCTCGGGTGAGCACGGGATGGTCGGCTACTCCTTCGAGGTGCCCGGCGTCGGTGTGCTCAACGCGCTGCGCTGGTGCGGCCATCCCGGCGGGGAGGACCTGCGTGCGGCGGCGACCCCGGAGGAGGTGCAGCCGCTGCCCACCACCTTCGCCATGGCCGCTGCCGCCGGGCTGGCGGTGAGCGTGGTGTCCGCGGCCGAGTACAAGCACTCCGCGTTGACCAGGGCGGTGCTGCGCGGTGGCCGGTACGTCGGCGTGCACGCCCTCGGCGACCTTGCCGCGCGGGCGCTGGCCGCGATCGGGGAACCGGGCACCTTCTGCTACGCCTACCACAGTGAGCTGGACATGCTCGGCCACGTGTACGGCCCTGGTTCGGCCGCGTGGCGGATGCAGCTGCGCCAGGTCGACCGGCTGGTGGAGTCCCTCGTGGACGGTCTGCGGCCGGGCACGATGCTCGCGGTCGTCGCCGATCACGGCATGGTCGGGCTGGACGGCACCGCGGTGGACGCCGACGACACGCCCGAACTGCTCGCCGGGGTGCGCGCCCTCGGCGGTGAGGTCCGGGCGCGGCACGTGTACACCGAGGACGGCGCGGCCGGGGACGTGCTGGCCGCCTGGCGGGAGACGCTCGGCGCGCGGGCATGGGTGCTGCCGGGGGAGGAGGCGATCGCGCGGGGCTGGTTCGGGCCGCGGGTCGCCGACCACGTGCGGCCCCGGATCGGGGACGTGGTGGCCGCCGCGCGCGGCCGGTCCGGGGTGCTGCGCGAGCTTGCCGAGCCGGTGGAGTCCGCGATGCGTGGCCAGCACGGTTCGCTCACCAGCGCCGAGCAACTCGTGCCGCTGGCCGTGGCCCACGGCTGA
- a CDS encoding GNAT family N-acetyltransferase → MIHTLRDIRTERLLLRRIREDDLSAVIEIQTDPATHEHGGPPPSEEEARTLFAEWRRQWAEHGLGYWMVEESASGTVIGLGGVRYKEIEGETILNLAYRFRPSAWGNGYAMEMAAPTVEWAERELAGTPVVIVTNPGNTPARRVADKLGFRLYREGPYREGGKDVPAVFYRK, encoded by the coding sequence ATGATCCACACATTGCGGGACATCCGCACCGAGCGGCTGCTGCTGCGCCGTATCCGCGAGGATGACCTGTCGGCCGTGATCGAGATCCAGACCGACCCGGCGACCCACGAGCACGGCGGACCTCCGCCGAGCGAGGAGGAGGCCCGAACGCTGTTCGCCGAGTGGCGGCGGCAGTGGGCCGAGCACGGGCTCGGCTACTGGATGGTCGAGGAGTCGGCCTCCGGCACGGTCATCGGCCTCGGTGGGGTGCGGTACAAGGAGATCGAGGGGGAGACGATCCTGAACCTCGCCTACCGGTTCCGGCCGAGTGCCTGGGGCAACGGCTACGCCATGGAGATGGCGGCCCCGACGGTGGAGTGGGCCGAGCGGGAGCTCGCCGGGACGCCTGTGGTGATCGTCACCAACCCCGGCAACACCCCGGCCCGCCGGGTCGCCGACAAGCTCGGCTTCCGGCTGTACAGGGAGGGTCCCTACCGCGAGGGCGGGAAGGACGTGCCCGCGGTCTTCTACCGCAAGTGA
- a CDS encoding alpha/beta fold hydrolase gives MTKLPVVLLHAFPLDSRMWNRVREPLAEHTRLITPDQRGLGRTRLPETDRAPSLDDAAMDVLAMLDKLELDKVVLGGCSMGGYLTMAVLRAAPERIGGLVLIDTKAGADTPGASANRLSVADRAEAEGGTGWLATTMLPKLLSVGTRYRRPDLVETVRDQIESQPPSGVAWAQRAMAARPDSTEALRAARVPALVLVGQEDSVTPPEQAGTMAEALPEAEFVEVPRAGHLSPLEEPAAVIDAVTGWYRARF, from the coding sequence ATGACCAAGCTGCCTGTTGTCCTGCTGCACGCGTTCCCGCTGGACTCCCGGATGTGGAACCGGGTCCGCGAACCACTCGCCGAGCACACCCGGCTGATCACCCCCGACCAGCGCGGCCTCGGCCGGACCAGGCTGCCGGAGACCGATCGCGCGCCGAGCCTGGACGACGCCGCCATGGACGTGCTGGCCATGCTGGACAAGCTGGAGCTGGACAAGGTGGTGCTCGGCGGCTGCTCGATGGGCGGCTACCTGACCATGGCGGTGCTGCGCGCGGCCCCGGAGCGAATCGGTGGGCTGGTGCTGATCGACACCAAGGCGGGCGCCGACACCCCCGGCGCCTCCGCGAACCGGCTTTCCGTCGCCGACCGGGCCGAGGCCGAGGGCGGCACCGGCTGGCTGGCCACCACCATGCTGCCGAAGCTGCTTTCCGTCGGGACCCGGTACCGCCGCCCCGACCTGGTGGAGACCGTACGGGACCAGATCGAGTCCCAGCCGCCTTCCGGCGTCGCCTGGGCGCAGCGGGCGATGGCCGCCCGGCCCGACTCCACCGAGGCACTGCGCGCGGCGCGGGTGCCCGCGCTGGTCCTGGTCGGCCAGGAGGACTCGGTCACCCCGCCGGAGCAGGCCGGCACCATGGCCGAGGCGCTGCCGGAGGCCGAGTTCGTCGAGGTGCCGCGGGCCGGGCACCTGAGCCCGCTGGAGGAGCCCGCCGCGGTGATCGACGCGGTCACCGGCTGGTACCGGGCGCGGTTCTAG
- a CDS encoding aminoglycoside phosphotransferase family protein, translating to MASAVAAAVAVGARFGLPVDAPEVLAERSNVLVRLGPVVARVPATTLLTRPDAAAWLARDVALAAFLSGRGAPVVPPSTDPPAGPHAADGLPVTLWRYVAHLTSYRPGPAEVASRLAELHECLRDYPGELPTEGPLAEIHRMLDLLTRELGPAAESLRERAHRLAETLPAERVQALHGDAHPGNLLGTAAGSRWIDFEDCWRGPLGWDLAALATTTRLDGAAALAAYPGAPEAGELAPFVELRRLFGVCWRFVIARRFPERLPEARAALAEYL from the coding sequence GTGGCATCCGCGGTGGCGGCCGCCGTGGCGGTGGGAGCCCGGTTCGGGCTGCCGGTCGATGCGCCCGAGGTACTGGCGGAACGATCGAACGTGCTGGTGAGGCTCGGCCCGGTGGTCGCGAGGGTGCCTGCGACCACGCTGCTGACCCGGCCCGATGCCGCCGCCTGGCTGGCTCGCGATGTGGCGCTGGCCGCGTTCCTCTCCGGGCGTGGCGCCCCGGTGGTGCCCCCGTCCACCGACCCGCCCGCCGGCCCGCACGCGGCGGACGGCCTGCCGGTGACCCTCTGGCGATATGTAGCGCATCTCACGTCCTACCGACCCGGCCCGGCCGAGGTCGCGAGCAGGTTGGCCGAGCTGCACGAATGCCTGCGCGACTATCCCGGCGAGTTGCCGACCGAGGGGCCGCTGGCCGAAATCCACCGAATGCTCGACCTGCTGACCCGTGAGCTGGGCCCGGCGGCGGAATCATTGCGGGAACGAGCGCACCGGTTGGCCGAGACGCTCCCGGCCGAGCGGGTGCAGGCGCTGCACGGAGACGCCCATCCCGGCAACCTGCTCGGCACAGCTGCCGGTTCGCGCTGGATCGACTTCGAGGACTGCTGGCGCGGACCGCTCGGCTGGGACCTCGCCGCACTGGCCACGACCACCCGGCTGGACGGGGCGGCGGCGCTGGCCGCCTACCCCGGGGCGCCCGAGGCGGGCGAGCTGGCGCCGTTCGTCGAGCTGCGGCGGCTGTTCGGGGTGTGCTGGCGATTCGTGATCGCCCGGCGGTTCCCCGAACGGCTACCGGAGGCGCGGGCCGCACTCGCCGAGTACCTCTAG
- the ctaD gene encoding cytochrome c oxidase subunit I — protein sequence MTAVAPQPIATRPYPTRESVKGSYLLRLFRTTDHKQIGIMYLVTSFAFFMVGGAMAMLIRTELARPGQQFLSAEQYNQLFTMHGTIMLLLYATPILFGFANFVLPLQIGSPDVAFPRLNAFSYWLYLFGGLIVVSGFLTPGGAADFGWFAYTPLSDAIHSPGVGADLWITGLVVSGLGTILGAVNMITTVVCLRGPGMTMWRMPIFTWNILITSVLVLLAFPILTAALMGLLADRHLGAHVFDPANGGVILWQHLFWFFGHPEVYIVALPFFGIVSEIFPVFSRKPIFGYKSLVWATLAIAALSVAVWAHHMYATGAVLLPFFSFMTFLIAVPTGIKFFNWIGTMWKGQLTFESPMLFSLGFIVTFLFGGLTGVLLAAPSIDFHVSDSYFVVAHFHYVLYGTIVFATFAGIYFWFPKITGRMMDEPLGKLHFWTTFIGFHLTFLVQHWLGAEGMPRRYVDYLISDGFTTLNTISTIGAYILGASTLPFIWNVFKSYRYGEIVTVDDPWGYGNSLEWATSCPPPRHNFTELPRIRSERPAFELHYPHMVERLHSEGHIGFTGKAVPHPAAKSAPSEVLTEAAVPGRHDKDNASEQ from the coding sequence GTGACGGCCGTAGCCCCCCAGCCGATTGCCACGCGTCCGTATCCGACGCGCGAGTCGGTGAAGGGTTCGTACCTGCTGCGGTTGTTCCGCACGACGGACCACAAGCAGATCGGCATCATGTACCTGGTCACGTCGTTCGCCTTCTTCATGGTGGGCGGCGCGATGGCCATGCTGATCCGCACCGAGTTGGCCCGCCCCGGGCAGCAGTTCCTCTCCGCGGAGCAGTACAACCAGCTGTTCACCATGCACGGCACGATCATGCTGCTGCTGTACGCGACCCCGATCCTGTTCGGGTTCGCCAACTTCGTGCTGCCGTTGCAGATCGGTTCGCCGGATGTGGCCTTCCCCCGGCTGAACGCCTTCTCCTACTGGCTGTACCTGTTCGGCGGCCTCATCGTGGTCTCCGGCTTCCTCACCCCCGGTGGCGCCGCCGACTTCGGCTGGTTCGCCTACACCCCGCTCTCGGACGCGATCCACTCTCCCGGGGTCGGGGCCGACCTGTGGATCACCGGCCTGGTGGTGTCCGGTCTCGGCACCATCCTCGGTGCGGTCAACATGATCACCACGGTGGTCTGCCTGCGTGGCCCCGGGATGACCATGTGGCGGATGCCGATCTTCACCTGGAACATCCTGATCACCAGCGTGCTGGTGCTGCTGGCGTTCCCGATCCTCACCGCCGCGCTGATGGGGCTGCTGGCGGACCGGCATCTCGGGGCGCACGTGTTCGACCCGGCCAACGGCGGGGTGATCCTGTGGCAGCACCTGTTCTGGTTCTTCGGCCACCCCGAGGTCTACATCGTCGCGCTGCCGTTCTTCGGCATCGTGTCGGAGATCTTCCCGGTGTTCAGCCGCAAGCCGATCTTCGGGTACAAGAGCCTGGTCTGGGCGACGCTGGCCATCGCCGCGCTGTCGGTCGCGGTGTGGGCGCACCACATGTACGCCACCGGCGCGGTGCTGCTGCCGTTCTTCTCCTTCATGACCTTCCTGATCGCGGTGCCCACCGGGATCAAGTTCTTCAACTGGATCGGCACGATGTGGAAGGGGCAGCTGACCTTCGAGTCCCCGATGCTGTTCAGCCTCGGCTTCATCGTCACCTTCCTCTTCGGTGGGCTGACCGGCGTGCTGCTGGCCGCGCCCTCCATCGACTTCCACGTTTCGGACAGCTACTTCGTGGTGGCGCACTTCCACTACGTGCTCTACGGCACGATCGTGTTCGCCACCTTCGCCGGGATCTACTTCTGGTTCCCCAAGATCACCGGCCGGATGATGGACGAACCGCTGGGCAAGCTGCACTTCTGGACCACGTTCATCGGCTTCCACCTGACGTTCCTCGTCCAGCACTGGCTCGGCGCGGAAGGCATGCCGCGACGCTACGTCGACTACCTGATCAGCGACGGGTTCACCACGTTGAACACGATCTCCACGATCGGGGCCTACATCCTCGGTGCCTCGACGCTGCCGTTCATCTGGAACGTGTTCAAGAGCTACCGCTACGGCGAGATCGTCACCGTGGACGACCCCTGGGGCTACGGCAACTCGCTGGAGTGGGCCACCTCCTGCCCGCCGCCGCGGCACAACTTCACCGAGCTGCCGCGGATCCGGTCCGAGCGGCCCGCGTTCGAGCTGCACTACCCGCATATGGTCGAGCGGCTGCACTCCGAGGGGCACATCGGCTTCACCGGTAAGGCCGTGCCGCATCCCGCGGCCAAGAGCGCGCCCTCCGAGGTGCTCACCGAGGCCGCCGTCCCTGGCAGGCACGACAAGGACAACGCGAGCGAACAGTGA
- the serB gene encoding phosphoserine phosphatase SerB — protein MSSTPVLITTTGPDKPGVSSVLFAALARQGVEVLDVEQVVIRGQLVLGVLVAVESDPEAVQEAVEQAMATVSMRVEVRIGDAIGADPYAQGTQGSSHVVVVLGRPVTARAFTEVARRLAALDANIDAIRSVADYPVTGLEVYVSVAEDTQVADGELRSALADVASRVGVDVAVERAGLTRRAKRLVVFDVDSTLVQGEVIEMLGAHAGIEPQIREITEAAMRGELNFTESLERRVALLEGVPASALDEVAAALELTPGARTTIRTLKRLGFHCGVVSGGFTQIIERLVTELGLDFGAANNLEVVDGKLTGRVVGEVVDREGKAAALHRFAAEYDIPLGQCVAVGDGANDIDMLAAAGMGVAFNAKPALREVADTALSHPYLDAVLFVLGVTRTEVEAADSADGLQLLRP, from the coding sequence GTGAGTAGCACGCCGGTACTGATCACGACCACCGGTCCGGACAAGCCAGGCGTCTCCTCGGTGCTCTTCGCGGCACTCGCCCGGCAGGGCGTCGAGGTGCTGGACGTGGAGCAGGTGGTCATCCGTGGCCAACTGGTGCTCGGCGTACTGGTGGCCGTGGAGAGCGATCCCGAGGCCGTGCAGGAGGCCGTCGAGCAGGCGATGGCCACCGTCTCGATGCGCGTCGAGGTACGGATCGGCGACGCCATCGGCGCCGACCCGTACGCGCAGGGCACCCAGGGCTCCAGCCACGTGGTGGTGGTGCTCGGCCGCCCGGTGACCGCGCGGGCCTTCACCGAGGTCGCGCGCAGGCTGGCCGCGCTCGACGCGAACATCGACGCGATCCGCAGCGTGGCCGACTACCCGGTGACCGGGCTGGAGGTCTACGTCTCGGTCGCCGAGGACACCCAGGTCGCCGACGGTGAGCTGCGTTCGGCGCTGGCCGATGTCGCCTCCCGGGTTGGTGTGGACGTCGCCGTGGAGCGGGCCGGACTGACCAGGCGGGCCAAGCGGCTGGTGGTCTTCGACGTGGACTCCACCCTGGTGCAGGGTGAGGTCATTGAGATGCTGGGCGCGCATGCCGGGATCGAGCCGCAGATTCGGGAGATCACCGAGGCCGCGATGCGCGGCGAGCTGAACTTCACCGAATCGCTCGAGCGCAGGGTGGCGTTGCTGGAGGGAGTTCCGGCCTCCGCGCTGGACGAGGTCGCCGCGGCACTCGAGCTCACCCCGGGTGCCCGCACCACGATCCGCACGCTCAAGCGGCTCGGTTTCCACTGCGGGGTGGTGTCCGGCGGGTTCACCCAGATCATCGAGCGGTTGGTGACGGAGCTCGGGCTCGACTTCGGGGCCGCCAACAACCTGGAGGTGGTGGACGGCAAACTCACCGGCCGGGTGGTCGGTGAGGTCGTGGACCGCGAGGGCAAGGCCGCCGCGTTGCACCGGTTCGCCGCGGAGTACGACATCCCGCTCGGCCAGTGCGTCGCGGTCGGCGACGGGGCGAACGACATCGATATGCTCGCCGCCGCGGGCATGGGGGTGGCGTTCAACGCCAAGCCCGCCCTGCGCGAGGTGGCCGACACCGCGCTGTCCCATCCCTACCTGGACGCCGTGCTGTTCGTCCTCGGCGTCACCCGCACCGAGGTGGAGGCGGCCGACTCCGCCGACGGCCTGCAACTGCTGCGGCCGTGA